A region from the Arachis ipaensis cultivar K30076 chromosome B01, Araip1.1, whole genome shotgun sequence genome encodes:
- the LOC107644348 gene encoding uncharacterized protein LOC107644348 — MLRSLVRATATTNSKIQPWRVAPTFRYSSKPAHFLKPDPRNPGAAATAAIAGQAVSDRQERLRLLAEDDKNPSLDVGPSGRPLFTSAPSLSHLARQHASTYFKFTKGGLNSVLPEGLPMGMVTEFQESMRTALLVRQSFLDLRDNFRRVVDPPMWSTNAKGV, encoded by the exons atgtTGCGGTCCCTTGTGAGAGCCACAGCGACAACAAACTCCAAAATCCAGCCATGGCGCGTGGCTCCTACTTTTCGCTACTCTTCCAAGCCCGCTCACTTTCTCAAACCCGATCCCAGGAATCCCGGCGCCGCCGCCACCGCTGCCATAGCCGGCCAGGCCGTCTCCGATCGACAGGAGCGCCTCCGCCTCCTCGCCGAAGATGACAAGAACCCTTCCCTTGACGTCGGCCCCAGTGGCCGCCCCCTCTTTACCTCCGCTCCTTCTCTCTCACACCTCGCTCGCCAACACGCTTCCACCTACTTCAAATTCAC gAAGGGGGGGTTGAACTCTGTGTTACCGGAGGGGTTACCGATGGGAATGGTGACGGAGTTCCAGGAGTCCATGAGAACAGCTTTGCTTGTTCGCCAGAGCTTCCTCGATCTTCGCGACAATTTCCGGCGTGTTGTTGATCCTCCAATGTGGTCTACTAATGCTAAAGGTGTGTAG
- the LOC107644425 gene encoding uncharacterized protein LOC107644425, producing the protein QIPQITLFGNSELANSESKACLGQLGERNKRVVRDFYKALTSKDTQTLYGLVAQDLEWWFHGPPCHRHHLVPWLTGSSPSPPSLVPDLVVGFGSVVVAEGYDETNLIWWVHAWTVNENGVITQVREYVNTALTVTQLGVATSPSQAVQNASKCFSIWKSTLSDESVPGLILTI; encoded by the coding sequence CAAATACCCCAAATTACCCTTTTCGGTAATTCGGAGCTGGCAAACTCAGAGTCAAAGGCATGCCTAGGGCAATTAGGGGAAAGAAACAAAAGAGTGGTGAGGGACTTCTACAAAGCCTTAACCTCCAAAGACACACAAACACTTTATGGGCTTGTGGCTCAAGACTTGGAGTGGTGGTTCCATGGACCACCATGCCATCGCCACCACTTGGTTCCATGGCTGACTGGATCCTCACCATCGCCACCGTCTTTGGTTCCTGATCTCGTCGTAGGGTTCGGCTCAGTTGTTGTGGCCGAAGGGTACGACGAGACCAATTTAATCTGGTGGGTGCACGCATGGACCGTTAATGAAAATGGTGTCATCACTCAAGTTAGAGAATATGTGAACACTGCCCTAACAGTGACTCAACTTGGTGTTGCCACGTCACCATCACAGGCAGTGCAAAATGCCTCTAAATGCTTTAGCATTTGGAAAAGCACTCTTTCGGATGAGTCCGTACCTGGACTCATTCTAACAATTTAG
- the LOC107616153 gene encoding wound-induced protein 1-like, whose translation MKRERISGALPAAEQEERNRKIVKSVYKALRGGGDTAKVEKIVGKELEWWYHGPPHWHHMMKALTGKSTGDCFEFRPRRVKAIGDERVIVEGWEGVGEYWVHVWGLKQGIISQLREYFNTLVTVVVVVRVDEDGGGCKRQEEVSLWRTTSWARARGSLPDLVLAI comes from the coding sequence ATGAAGCGAGAGAGAATCTCCGGCGCACTACCGGCGGCAGAACAAGAAGAGCGCAATCGGAAGATAGTGAAATCAGTGTACAAGGCGTTGCGTGGAGGCGGCGACACGGCGAAGGTAGAGAAGATAGTGGGAAAAGAGCTTGAATGGTGGTACCATGGGCCTCCACATTGGCATCACATGATGAAAGCGTTGACTGGGAAGTCAACGGGAGATTGTTTCGAGTTTAGGCCAAGGAGAGTGAAGGCCATTGGTGATGAGCGTGTGATTGTTGAAGGGTGGGAAGGGGTGGGAGAGTATTGGGTGCACGTGTGGGGACTCAAGCAGGGGATAATTTCCCAGCTGCGTGAGTACTTCAACACCTTGGTCACTGTAGTGGTGGTGGTTCGCGTCGATGAGGATGGTGGCGGTTGTAAGCGCCAGGAAGAAGTTAGCTTATGGCGGACCACGTCTTGGGCTAGGGCTCGTGGATCTTTACCTGATCTTGTCCTTGCCATATAA